A region of Domibacillus sp. DTU_2020_1001157_1_SI_ALB_TIR_016 DNA encodes the following proteins:
- the sdhA gene encoding succinate dehydrogenase flavoprotein subunit: MNKGKIIVVGGGLAGLMATIKIAEAGKQVDLFSLVPVKRSHSVCAQGGINGAVNTKGEGDSPWEHFDDTVYGGDFLANQPPVKAMTEAAPGIIHLLDRMGVMFNRTPEGLLDFRRFGGTQHHRTAFAGATTGQQLLYALDEQVRRFEVQGLVTKFEGWEFLGAIVDEEQICRGIVAQNLMSMDIQAFPGDAVIMATGGPGIIFGKSTNSIINTGSAASIVYQQGVHYANGEFIQIHPTAIPGDDKLRLMSESARGEGGRVWTYKDGKPWYFLEEKYPAYGNLVPRDIATREIFDVCVSQKLGINGENMVYLDLSHKDPHELDIKLGGIIEIYEKFMGDDPRKVPMKIFPAVHYSMGGLWVDYDQQTNIPGLFAAGECEYSQHGANRLGANSLLSAIYGGMVAGPNAVRYINGLEKGADAVSSTVFDQHVKQEQAKWNDILSMGKGTENAYILHKELGEWMTANVTVVRYNDKLKETDNKIVELLERYQHIDINDTAKWSNQGAAFTRQLKNMLHLARVMTIGALNRNESRGAHYKPEFPERNDEEFLKTTMAAFTGEKTAPAFHYEDVDVSLIAPRKRDYSKKKEEKA, from the coding sequence ATGAATAAAGGAAAAATTATCGTCGTGGGCGGCGGTTTAGCCGGATTAATGGCGACCATTAAAATTGCAGAAGCAGGAAAACAGGTAGACTTATTTTCACTCGTTCCGGTAAAGCGCTCTCATTCTGTTTGTGCCCAGGGCGGCATTAATGGAGCAGTCAATACAAAAGGAGAAGGAGATTCTCCCTGGGAGCATTTTGACGATACAGTGTACGGCGGGGACTTTCTTGCCAACCAGCCTCCGGTCAAAGCGATGACTGAAGCAGCACCAGGTATTATCCACCTGCTGGATCGGATGGGCGTTATGTTTAACCGTACGCCGGAAGGGCTGCTGGATTTCCGCCGTTTCGGCGGCACCCAGCACCACCGTACCGCTTTTGCCGGTGCGACTACCGGCCAGCAGCTGCTTTATGCACTCGATGAGCAGGTGCGCCGTTTTGAAGTACAAGGGCTTGTTACCAAATTTGAAGGCTGGGAATTCCTTGGTGCAATTGTAGACGAAGAACAGATCTGCCGGGGAATTGTCGCTCAAAACTTAATGAGTATGGATATTCAAGCTTTCCCGGGTGATGCGGTGATTATGGCAACAGGCGGTCCCGGGATTATCTTTGGTAAATCTACAAACTCGATTATCAATACAGGCTCAGCAGCGTCAATCGTTTATCAACAGGGTGTTCATTATGCGAACGGTGAGTTTATTCAAATTCATCCGACGGCGATTCCCGGCGATGACAAACTCCGCTTAATGAGTGAATCGGCGCGCGGTGAAGGCGGACGTGTTTGGACATACAAAGACGGAAAGCCATGGTATTTCCTTGAAGAAAAGTATCCGGCATACGGAAACCTGGTACCGCGGGATATTGCCACTCGTGAAATTTTCGATGTATGTGTCAGCCAGAAGCTGGGCATTAACGGCGAAAACATGGTGTATTTAGATCTCTCTCATAAAGACCCGCATGAATTGGATATAAAGCTTGGCGGTATCATTGAAATTTATGAAAAATTCATGGGTGATGACCCGCGTAAAGTGCCGATGAAAATTTTCCCTGCCGTTCATTACTCTATGGGCGGATTGTGGGTGGATTACGACCAGCAAACCAATATTCCAGGTCTTTTTGCGGCCGGGGAGTGCGAATATTCACAGCACGGGGCCAACCGCCTGGGAGCCAACTCCCTTCTTTCCGCTATTTACGGCGGCATGGTAGCCGGCCCGAATGCAGTCCGCTATATTAACGGCCTTGAGAAGGGTGCCGATGCGGTTTCTTCCACTGTTTTCGATCAGCATGTGAAACAGGAACAAGCAAAATGGAACGATATTTTATCTATGGGTAAAGGAACAGAAAACGCCTATATTCTGCACAAAGAGCTTGGCGAGTGGATGACAGCCAATGTAACGGTCGTCCGTTATAACGATAAATTAAAAGAAACAGACAATAAAATTGTAGAGCTTCTAGAACGTTATCAACATATCGATATTAATGATACAGCCAAATGGAGCAACCAGGGAGCGGCCTTTACCCGCCAGCTTAAAAACATGCTGCACTTGGCCCGCGTAATGACGATCGGTGCACTCAACCGGAATGAAAGCCGCGGCGCTCACTACAAACCTGAGTTCCCAGAAAGAAACGATGAGGAATTTTTGAAAACAACCATGGCGGCCTTTACCGGCGAAAAAACGGCGCCAGCCTTCCATTATGAAGATGTGGATGTATCATTAATTGCTCCCCGTAAACGCGATTACTCGAAGAAAAAGGAGGAGAAGGCATGA
- the sdhB gene encoding succinate dehydrogenase iron-sulfur subunit: MSEHKMVSFIITRQDTADSTPYEEEFEVPYRPNMNVISALMEIRRNPVNKKGEKTTPIAWDMNCLEEVCGACSMYINGKPRQSCTALVDKLEQPIRLAPMSTFPVVRDLQVNRNRMFDSLKRVKAWVPIDGTYDLGPGPRMPERKRQWAYELSKCMTCGVCLEACPNVNSKSDFIGPAPLSQVRLFNAHPTGAMHKAERLDAIMSDGGLTNCGNSQNCVQSCPKGIPLTTSIAALNREATFQSFRNFFGSDQA, from the coding sequence ATGAGCGAACACAAAATGGTTTCTTTTATTATCACACGTCAAGATACCGCTGATTCCACTCCCTATGAAGAAGAATTTGAAGTTCCGTACCGTCCAAATATGAACGTAATTTCCGCTTTAATGGAAATTCGGCGGAACCCTGTCAATAAAAAAGGAGAAAAAACAACACCTATTGCATGGGATATGAACTGTTTAGAAGAAGTATGCGGTGCTTGTTCCATGTATATTAACGGCAAGCCGCGGCAGTCCTGCACAGCTCTTGTGGACAAGCTTGAGCAGCCGATTCGCCTGGCGCCGATGAGCACCTTCCCGGTTGTCCGCGACCTTCAGGTCAACCGGAACCGTATGTTTGATTCACTCAAACGGGTAAAAGCATGGGTCCCAATTGACGGCACGTATGATCTTGGTCCGGGACCGCGTATGCCTGAAAGAAAACGCCAGTGGGCTTATGAATTATCCAAATGCATGACCTGCGGCGTTTGTTTAGAGGCCTGCCCGAATGTAAACAGCAAATCCGATTTTATTGGGCCAGCCCCTCTCTCTCAGGTGCGTTTATTTAATGCCCATCCAACAGGAGCAATGCATAAAGCAGAGCGCCTTGACGCTATCATGAGCGATGGCGGACTGACAAACTGCGGGAATTCGCAAAACTGTGTGCAGTCTTGTCCGAAAGGCATTCCGTTAACAACATCGATTGCTGCCTTAAACCGGGAAGCAACATTCCAGTCGTTCCGTAATTTCTTCGGCAGTGATCAAGCCTAA
- a CDS encoding YolD-like family protein, whose protein sequence is MKKLYQDRGMMKWQGLILSEHAEMISREKNKPVKKEILFDEQQLEEFDQIIHSSIHLEKEIVFELNTFGDDSLLKVSGIVSECSQLSSQQPYFKLKGYNSTFRLDKIVSISFAAGVDGDGDID, encoded by the coding sequence ATGAAGAAATTATACCAGGATCGCGGAATGATGAAATGGCAGGGGCTGATTCTCTCTGAACACGCTGAAATGATCAGCAGGGAAAAAAACAAGCCGGTTAAAAAGGAAATTTTATTTGATGAGCAGCAGCTCGAGGAATTTGACCAGATCATTCATTCCTCCATTCATTTAGAAAAAGAAATTGTGTTTGAACTGAATACATTTGGCGATGACAGCCTGCTCAAAGTAAGCGGAATCGTGTCAGAGTGCAGTCAGCTTTCAAGCCAGCAGCCTTACTTTAAATTAAAGGGATATAACTCAACGTTTCGATTAGATAAAATCGTGTCTATTTCTTTTGCTGCAGGGGTCGATGGCGATGGGGACATTGATTGA
- a CDS encoding mechanosensitive ion channel, translating to MRTDQLTAAFRDMWYTIVNYLPNVLGALLLLVVAWLVATIVRAIFTKGLKKVGVPRAMVKGHMAQNAVDADSKLNSIGKIFYYLVFILFLPSVLDQLNMNAVAAPISNMMDKMLAFLPNLLMAAVILLLGYFVAKFVKNLVAMILGTFNIDKWFNKLTNKSQGETAVSPENKNTLANVLANVVFILILIPIITVALETLGIDSITRPVTAMLNQVLNMIPNIFVAVILITVGVVIARFIGDLLSSLLKGTGIDNVSKYLNTTPRAGMPSFDLAAIIGKTVQVLIIIFFTVEALNVLRLEVLHNIGAAVISYLPLVLSALIILGLGFVGSSLLGNYIQRATGNRLFGGIVKYSIIIMAIFMALAQLNFATSIVNFAFLFVVAGLAVAFALSFGLGGREFAKRQLEKFEARAEAENKKPNNE from the coding sequence ATGAGGACAGATCAACTAACAGCTGCTTTTCGCGACATGTGGTACACGATTGTCAACTATCTACCAAATGTGCTGGGCGCACTCCTTTTGCTGGTTGTTGCCTGGCTGGTCGCTACAATCGTCAGAGCCATTTTCACGAAAGGGCTTAAAAAGGTCGGTGTTCCGCGTGCCATGGTAAAAGGCCATATGGCGCAAAATGCAGTGGACGCAGACAGCAAACTAAATTCAATAGGGAAGATTTTTTATTATCTTGTTTTTATTTTGTTCCTGCCAAGTGTGCTGGACCAGCTTAATATGAACGCAGTGGCAGCACCTATTTCGAACATGATGGATAAAATGCTGGCGTTCCTGCCGAACCTGCTGATGGCAGCTGTTATTTTGCTGCTCGGTTACTTTGTTGCCAAGTTTGTGAAAAACTTAGTGGCTATGATTTTAGGTACATTTAATATTGATAAGTGGTTTAATAAATTAACGAATAAGTCCCAAGGTGAAACAGCGGTTTCTCCAGAAAACAAAAACACCCTTGCGAATGTATTAGCCAATGTTGTGTTTATTTTAATTTTGATTCCGATTATTACCGTGGCACTGGAAACGCTGGGGATTGACTCGATCACCCGCCCTGTTACAGCGATGCTGAATCAAGTGCTTAATATGATTCCTAACATCTTTGTGGCAGTTATCTTAATTACTGTCGGAGTTGTGATTGCAAGATTTATAGGAGACTTGCTTAGCAGTCTATTAAAAGGCACAGGCATTGACAATGTTTCAAAGTATTTGAACACTACTCCAAGAGCTGGTATGCCTTCTTTTGATCTTGCAGCCATTATTGGAAAAACGGTTCAAGTTCTCATCATTATCTTTTTTACGGTTGAAGCGCTCAATGTGCTCCGCCTTGAAGTACTGCATAACATCGGCGCAGCCGTGATCAGTTATTTACCGCTTGTTCTAAGTGCGTTAATTATTCTAGGCCTTGGTTTTGTTGGATCCTCTCTTCTTGGGAACTATATCCAAAGAGCAACAGGCAACCGCTTGTTTGGCGGCATTGTGAAATATTCGATTATCATTATGGCGATCTTTATGGCACTAGCCCAGCTTAACTTCGCGACAAGCATTGTTAATTTCGCCTTTTTGTTTGTTGTAGCCGGCCTTGCCGTTGCATTTGCTCTTTCATTCGGTCTTGGAGGACGCGAGTTTGCAAAACGCCAGCTGGAAAAGTTTGAAGCAAGAGCAGAGGCAGAAAACAAAAAACCGAATAATGAGTAA
- a CDS encoding DUF421 domain-containing protein: MGVTETIIRTVVAFLTLSILMRVMERKELSEITFFNFASAVAMGSVAGNLAFNKNLTILNGVISLIGWSVLTLLLGWIVMKSKKARKLMNGEPLVIIKNGKIMEKPLRKVSLDIDGLHALLRQKDIFSITEVEYAIFETTGELSVMKKDSKQPVTKGDMNLINPQKKLLPTITEVVSDGVVNTTNLEKLNLNKEWLHKQLTQSGIASLSDVLYAEVQPDQTLYIDRKNDTRHES, translated from the coding sequence TTGGGTGTTACGGAAACGATTATTAGAACAGTAGTGGCATTTCTCACTTTATCCATTCTCATGAGGGTGATGGAAAGAAAAGAACTTTCAGAGATCACATTTTTCAATTTTGCTTCTGCTGTTGCGATGGGCTCTGTAGCGGGGAATCTTGCTTTCAATAAGAATTTAACCATTTTAAACGGTGTTATTTCCTTAATTGGATGGAGTGTATTGACGCTTTTGTTGGGATGGATCGTGATGAAATCGAAAAAAGCAAGAAAACTCATGAATGGAGAACCCCTTGTTATTATCAAAAACGGCAAGATTATGGAAAAGCCGCTTCGCAAGGTGAGTTTGGATATAGATGGGCTGCATGCATTACTGAGACAAAAAGATATTTTTTCCATCACTGAAGTAGAGTATGCCATTTTTGAAACGACAGGGGAGCTTTCTGTGATGAAAAAAGACAGTAAACAACCCGTGACCAAAGGTGATATGAATCTGATCAATCCGCAAAAGAAACTGCTGCCTACTATAACCGAAGTAGTATCAGACGGAGTTGTGAATACAACTAATTTAGAAAAGCTGAACCTTAACAAGGAATGGCTCCATAAACAATTAACACAATCCGGAATTGCCTCTCTTTCAGATGTCTTATATGCTGAAGTGCAGCCAGACCAAACGCTGTATATAGACCGGAAAAACGATACACGGCATGAAAGTTAG
- a CDS encoding acryloyl-CoA reductase, translating into MKEVFKALVVDKQDDQFSIGMKDISLEALSESGILIKVHYSGINYKDGLAAAPDGRIVKNYPFVPGIDLVGTVVSSEDPRFQEGDEVIATSYEIGVSHFGGYSEYARIPGDWILPLPKSLTLKEAIVLGTAGFTAALSIQRLEENGVSPDKGKILVTGATGGVGSLAVSMLAAKGYDVTASTGKSSEHDYLYELGAKEVISREDVYNGDIKPLAKQKWAGAIDPVGGHSLAAILSQIHYGGSVAVSGLTGGGSVPTSVFPFILRGVNLLGIDSVYCPMDIRKKVWGRMAADLKTDKLLDFIQQEISMEQLPEYLPTILQGKVRGRIIVHI; encoded by the coding sequence ATGAAAGAGGTATTTAAGGCTTTAGTGGTAGATAAACAAGACGATCAATTTTCAATCGGAATGAAAGATATTTCTTTAGAGGCTTTATCTGAAAGCGGTATTTTGATTAAAGTCCATTACTCGGGAATCAATTACAAAGATGGGTTAGCGGCTGCGCCTGATGGAAGAATTGTAAAAAATTATCCGTTTGTACCAGGCATTGACTTGGTGGGAACAGTGGTTTCTTCCGAAGATCCTCGCTTTCAAGAGGGGGATGAGGTCATTGCAACAAGTTATGAAATAGGTGTTTCTCACTTTGGCGGTTACAGTGAGTATGCTCGAATTCCTGGAGATTGGATTTTGCCCCTCCCCAAAAGCTTAACATTAAAAGAAGCGATTGTACTAGGAACAGCAGGCTTTACAGCCGCATTATCGATACAAAGACTAGAGGAAAACGGAGTTTCGCCGGATAAAGGAAAAATACTTGTAACCGGTGCCACTGGTGGAGTAGGAAGTCTTGCTGTTTCCATGCTCGCTGCAAAAGGATACGATGTGACAGCGAGCACTGGAAAATCTTCAGAACACGACTATTTATACGAGCTCGGTGCTAAAGAAGTGATCTCCCGGGAAGACGTATATAACGGAGACATTAAGCCGTTAGCTAAACAAAAATGGGCAGGTGCAATTGATCCGGTCGGAGGACATTCACTGGCCGCCATCTTAAGCCAGATTCATTACGGTGGTTCCGTAGCTGTGAGCGGATTAACGGGCGGAGGCAGCGTACCGACAAGTGTATTTCCTTTTATTCTTCGCGGGGTGAACCTGCTTGGAATTGATTCGGTGTATTGCCCAATGGATATTAGAAAAAAAGTTTGGGGGCGTATGGCTGCAGACTTAAAGACCGATAAACTATTGGATTTTATCCAACAAGAAATTTCAATGGAGCAATTGCCTGAGTATCTACCTACTATTTTACAAGGGAAAGTCCGCGGCAGAATTATTGTACATATCTAG
- a CDS encoding LysR family transcriptional regulator: MDLHALKIFQTVAKLGSISQAARELQYAQPNITMKIQQLETDLQTTLFYRHNRGTTLTAKGSMLLAYTEKIFNLIEETKSVINDDHIPKGPLVIGSMETTAAVRLPALISKYHKDYPDVDLTLKTGPTDQHIQGVLQYELDGAFVAEPIEHPDLIQREVIEEELVLITDSHHPPLSSIKDIQTKTLLVFRSGCSYRAKLEQLLHREGIVPNKTMEFGTLDAIVGCVAAGLGASMLPHSVVSKHVQDGTLRQHPIPDPYGKVKTVFIHRRDKYVPASLKKFINMLNDEKGLLNSKS, from the coding sequence ATGGATTTGCATGCGTTAAAAATTTTCCAAACTGTTGCAAAGTTAGGTAGTATTTCTCAGGCAGCAAGGGAACTCCAATATGCACAGCCTAATATCACCATGAAAATTCAGCAGCTGGAAACGGATCTTCAAACAACTTTATTTTATAGACATAATCGCGGCACGACCTTAACGGCTAAAGGAAGTATGTTATTAGCGTATACAGAAAAAATATTTAATCTCATAGAAGAAACAAAAAGTGTAATCAATGATGATCACATACCAAAGGGTCCTTTAGTTATCGGCTCGATGGAAACAACGGCTGCCGTTCGATTACCGGCTCTCATTTCAAAATACCATAAAGACTACCCAGACGTTGATCTCACTTTAAAAACAGGGCCTACCGACCAACATATTCAAGGAGTTCTTCAGTATGAACTGGATGGAGCGTTTGTAGCTGAACCCATTGAGCATCCTGATCTTATTCAAAGAGAAGTGATTGAAGAAGAATTGGTGCTCATTACAGATTCACATCATCCTCCTTTATCTTCTATTAAAGATATTCAAACTAAGACGCTGCTTGTATTTCGTTCTGGATGTTCGTATCGAGCAAAGCTTGAACAGCTGTTGCACCGGGAAGGAATAGTTCCCAATAAGACGATGGAATTTGGCACTCTTGATGCAATCGTCGGCTGTGTGGCTGCTGGTCTGGGCGCAAGTATGCTTCCCCATAGTGTCGTTTCCAAGCATGTACAAGATGGCACTCTTAGACAGCATCCAATTCCGGATCCATATGGAAAAGTCAAAACCGTATTCATTCATCGAAGAGATAAGTATGTACCTGCGTCTTTAAAAAAATTTATAAATATGTTAAATGATGAAAAGGGCTTGCTAAACAGCAAGAGTTAG